The genomic region CCCGACGCTGGAACTGCATGTCCACCCAGTCGCCCGCGTCGTCGTCACTCCACTCGCGGTCGAGGGCGGCCGCCAGTTCGTCCAGTCGCTCCCCGGCAGCCTCGACCTCCTCGTCGAGCTGGCGGAACCGCACCGACTGACTGCCGACCCACTTCTCGAAGTCCTCGATGTCGAGTTTGAGGTCGTCGGCGACCTGCTGGGCGTTGTTCGCCAGCGAGGTGATACGGCGGACTTCACTCGCGATCTCGTAGATGTCGCCCGTTGCGCTCTGTTGGCCCACGGTGGTCTGGAGTTCTTCGCCAAGCTCGGCCGTTCTGTCTTCGACCGCCGACAACCGCGCCTCGAACTCGTCGAGGCGTGCCTGTACGGTGTCCAGATCGGCCACGTGGCTCGCCGTCTCGCGAGCCTCGGCGAGGTCTCTCGCGGCGAGTTCGACGCGCGTCTCCGGCGTGGCGACGACCTTCGACACCCGCCCGAGCGCGTCGTCGACCGCCTCCCGGGTGACGACGCCGTCGTCGGCGACTATCTGGAGTGTCCGCTCGACTTCGTCCCGGTCGCGCGACTGGTCTCGGTCGAGAACGACCTCGGCGGCGTCTGCAACCGGCATGCCGGCGAGGTCGTCGTCGGCAGCGTCGCGGGCGTGTTCGCGCATATCCCACGCTTACCGAGAAACCCGGTTATAGCTTCTGTAAGTTACGTATACAGTGATATTGACTCGCGTCGAGCGCACAATAGCGATATATAGCTCGCGCTCGCAGCCGGCTGCTCAGAACCGGGACGCGAGGCGCTCGCGCAGGCCACCGCGGGGGAACTCGATGCCGAGTTGAGTGTTGAACACGGCCTCGGCCGCGGTGGCGACGGTCTGGGCGAACGGGCCGGTCTCACCGGTGACGCACACCGGGGAGCCAGCCACGCCGGTCACCTCGGACCGGGGGATAGCCACGTCGGCCGACTCGACGGGGTGCTCGTCGAGGTCTGCCACCCGGTTCGCGAGCACGCGGTCCGCCCCGGCACCGATGTCCGTGAGGCGGTCCTCGGTGCGCCGGAGCGTGTCGACGCCGCGTTTCGACGGCGGGACGACCACGGCGACCCGGTCGGCCGCGTTCACCGCGGCGATGGAGGGGTTGTCCGCGACCGGCGGCGTGTCGACCAGCACGTGGTCGTAGCTCTCGGTGGCCCGGCGGATTATCTCGCCGAAACGGTCGGCGGCCTCCCCGGACTTGGCGCGGGCGAAGCGTTCGAGGGAGGCGTACGCCGGGCAGACCACGACCGGGGCGGGCGTGTCGAGACCGAGGTCGATCATGGCGGCGCGCTGGTGGACCGAGTCGTCGGTCAGCAGGCGCGTCACGTCGATGTCGATGCGGCCGTGGACGTAGTGGCTGAGGCCCTGCGTGGCGAACGAGGCGTCGAAGACGGCGACGCTCCGGCCGTCGCGGGCGAGCGTCGCGGCGAGTTCGACGGTGAGCCGGGTCGCGCCCGCGCCGCCGGTCGCGCCGACGATGGCGGCGGAGCGCTCCTGATTCGTCATGCTAATTCCTCCGCCGTTTTCTGTTAAAAAATGTCCGGATTCCACGGCCTGTCGCCCCGGTTACTCCGTCGCCGCGATGTCGTCGGCGATGCGGTCGAGTTCCTCGTCGGCCATCTCGCCCGGCCCGTCGAACAGGGCGTGGATGGGGCCGTTCCCGTCGCCGTCGAAGCGCGGGACGATGTGGGCGTGGACGTGCGGGACCTCCTGGCCGGCGGCCTCGCCGTTGTTGAACGCGACCGTCGAGCCGTCGGCGTCGACCGCGGCCTCCACGCGCGGGACGAGGTCGTGGAGCGCCGAGAAGACGGCCGACCCCTCGTCGGCGGGCAGGTCGTTCAGGGTCTCGTGGTGCCCCTTCGGGATGACGAGGGTGTGCCCCGGCGCGAGCGGGTTCACGTCGAGGAACGCGAAGGCGTGCTCGTCCTCGTAGACGGTGCGGCTCGGGATGTCGCCAGCGATGATCTGGCAGAAGATGCAGTCGTCCATGTGCGGGGAGTCTCGTGGCTGGGGTATCAAGGTTTCCCGGCGAGGGCATCGGGACAAACCTCATGGTCGCAGGCCGAGCACCCTCGCACATGTCCTTCGCCCCCGCGACCGACGCCCACGTCCACCTCATGCCGGACCGCCTGATGGATGCGATTCGCGACGCGCTCTCGCGGGACCTCGGCTGGACTATCGACCATCCGACCGAGCGGACCGCCATGGAATCGGTGCTTCGCCGGCAGGGCGTCGACCGCTACCTCGCGCTGCCCTACGCCCACGAACCGGGGCTGGCCGCGAAGCTGAACCAGTGGGTGCTGGAGCAGGCCAGGAAGTCCGAGATAGCCGTGCCCTTCGCCACGGTCCACCCCGAGGACGACGTGCGGAGCGTGGTCAGGGACGCGCTGAACGGTGGGGCACGGGGACTCAAACTCCAGTGCCCGGTGCAGGATGCCGCGCCGAACGACCCCAGACTGGACCCGGCGTTCGAGCTCTGTGCCGAGTACAACCGCCCGGTTCTGTTGCACGCCGGGCGTGCCCCGAACTTC from Haloarchaeobius sp. HME9146 harbors:
- a CDS encoding amidohydrolase family protein; translation: MSFAPATDAHVHLMPDRLMDAIRDALSRDLGWTIDHPTERTAMESVLRRQGVDRYLALPYAHEPGLAAKLNQWVLEQARKSEIAVPFATVHPEDDVRSVVRDALNGGARGLKLQCPVQDAAPNDPRLDPAFELCAEYNRPVLLHAGRAPNFGDSDAVGLGPFREFVSSYPEIRVCCAHMGAPDVDGFVAEARAHDQVFLDTSVAMSAAIPETMDFDPGSVADSVFEELAGSIMYGSDYPNVPYEYASEREHLLSRELSEEALEGLFRDAAARFLGE
- a CDS encoding ParA family protein, producing the protein MTNQERSAAIVGATGGAGATRLTVELAATLARDGRSVAVFDASFATQGLSHYVHGRIDIDVTRLLTDDSVHQRAAMIDLGLDTPAPVVVCPAYASLERFARAKSGEAADRFGEIIRRATESYDHVLVDTPPVADNPSIAAVNAADRVAVVVPPSKRGVDTLRRTEDRLTDIGAGADRVLANRVADLDEHPVESADVAIPRSEVTGVAGSPVCVTGETGPFAQTVATAAEAVFNTQLGIEFPRGGLRERLASRF
- a CDS encoding HIT family protein codes for the protein MDDCIFCQIIAGDIPSRTVYEDEHAFAFLDVNPLAPGHTLVIPKGHHETLNDLPADEGSAVFSALHDLVPRVEAAVDADGSTVAFNNGEAAGQEVPHVHAHIVPRFDGDGNGPIHALFDGPGEMADEELDRIADDIAATE